The following coding sequences lie in one Leptospira stimsonii genomic window:
- a CDS encoding penicillin-binding protein 1A, translating into MKSIGLHRTSRALLVIALLGGLFFGYILSEVDEGGELAMLASYQPTTPTRLYDINGVVFAELYKHKQQLLKYQDIPPHVVQAFLSVEDNNFFNHFGIDFVAILRAGIVNVFAGRIKQGGSTLTQQLAKTVLQNRKRSFARKFIEALFTLQIEQEYSKEEILEIYFNLIYLGHGTTGLASAADVYFQKDVSDLDIAEAAMLARLPKAPVKYSPFKNPAISKNAHIGVLRLMASQGYIPEDKVQSIHDDFWNKYWPVVITKSPSQSTWGNRLNKAPHFTEYVRQKLEKELGEDKVYTGGLKVYTTLDARKQEIAQEELSKAIKRHDDLVSGITVNYSGGADRGLVGLYYLMGSIFPVGMPFVSKLDEKANYRVYLERELIDAADILSILTPGENESAAISEFQKQTAVFGKNLHVEGAAITIEPSTGYIQTMVGGYEFTPKNQFNRATMARRQTGSAFKPFVYGAAIQERVVGSGTGIMDAPLTTLTEEGEGWSPQDFDGDFLGMVPLSRALSLSLNIVSVQVFLRTGPDAVIDFAARLTGVNPSRFPSSPALALGIAELTPLEMALGYATIANDGRRVIPFSVRYVIDQSGNVVYNEESKVQEELQRQAKDGSIQVISEGTAYILKKMLINVAMAGTAAMGLRDPDKGNYRGIAAGKTGSTSSFTNAWYCGFDPNYTTVIWLGFDKSSISLGRGQAASVLAVPIWGKMYNRFYGGENYPTFGEDVMPEEVQGGGTCAYNGLAPKPGVCPVTQNLTLKPITVAGVTKAVMGNRQCDGERDHHKSMDFREFLQKEYQISDEELGKTDRKFKPRTE; encoded by the coding sequence ATTAAAAGTATCGGACTTCATAGAACTTCACGAGCCTTGCTCGTCATCGCCCTCTTAGGAGGTCTCTTTTTCGGTTATATTCTTTCCGAAGTGGACGAAGGGGGAGAACTCGCGATGCTCGCGTCGTATCAGCCCACGACCCCGACCAGACTCTACGATATCAACGGAGTCGTTTTCGCAGAACTCTACAAACACAAACAACAACTTCTCAAATATCAGGATATTCCTCCTCACGTGGTGCAGGCGTTTCTTTCCGTGGAAGACAATAATTTCTTCAATCACTTCGGGATCGATTTCGTCGCGATTCTCAGAGCTGGGATCGTAAACGTTTTTGCCGGAAGAATCAAACAGGGTGGTTCCACACTCACACAACAGTTGGCAAAGACCGTCCTCCAAAACAGAAAACGTTCTTTTGCAAGAAAATTCATCGAAGCCCTCTTTACGCTTCAGATCGAACAAGAATATTCAAAAGAAGAAATATTAGAAATTTATTTTAATCTTATCTATCTCGGACACGGAACCACGGGACTCGCCTCCGCCGCCGACGTTTACTTTCAAAAAGACGTAAGTGATTTGGATATCGCGGAAGCGGCGATGCTCGCAAGACTTCCGAAGGCACCTGTAAAATATTCTCCATTTAAGAATCCGGCGATTTCGAAAAACGCACATATCGGCGTTCTCAGACTCATGGCTTCTCAAGGCTACATTCCGGAAGACAAGGTTCAGAGCATTCACGACGATTTTTGGAATAAATACTGGCCCGTTGTCATCACGAAGTCTCCGTCTCAATCGACTTGGGGGAATCGTCTGAACAAGGCTCCTCACTTTACGGAATACGTTCGTCAAAAGCTCGAAAAAGAATTGGGCGAAGACAAGGTTTATACCGGGGGCTTAAAAGTTTATACGACCCTCGACGCTCGCAAACAAGAGATCGCTCAGGAAGAATTGTCCAAGGCGATCAAAAGACACGACGACCTCGTTTCCGGAATCACGGTAAACTATTCCGGTGGAGCGGATCGTGGTTTGGTCGGACTCTATTATTTGATGGGATCCATTTTCCCAGTGGGAATGCCTTTCGTCAGTAAGTTGGACGAAAAGGCGAACTACCGTGTTTATCTGGAACGAGAACTCATCGATGCGGCGGATATTCTTTCGATTCTTACTCCCGGTGAAAACGAATCCGCGGCGATCTCCGAATTTCAAAAACAAACCGCGGTTTTCGGAAAGAACCTTCACGTAGAAGGCGCGGCGATCACGATCGAGCCTTCCACCGGTTATATTCAAACCATGGTCGGAGGTTACGAATTCACTCCGAAGAATCAGTTCAACCGTGCGACGATGGCCAGACGTCAAACCGGATCCGCGTTCAAACCGTTTGTCTACGGCGCGGCGATCCAAGAGCGTGTGGTCGGAAGCGGAACCGGAATTATGGACGCTCCTCTGACAACTCTTACCGAAGAGGGAGAAGGCTGGTCTCCACAGGATTTCGACGGAGACTTTCTCGGAATGGTTCCTCTTTCCAGAGCTTTGTCCTTATCTTTGAATATCGTTTCGGTACAGGTTTTTCTTCGAACCGGACCGGACGCGGTGATTGATTTCGCCGCTCGACTTACGGGAGTCAATCCTTCTCGTTTTCCTTCCAGTCCCGCGCTCGCGCTTGGAATCGCGGAACTCACTCCTTTAGAAATGGCTCTTGGTTACGCGACGATTGCAAACGACGGAAGAAGGGTGATTCCATTCTCCGTTCGTTACGTGATCGATCAAAGCGGAAACGTCGTCTACAACGAGGAGTCTAAGGTTCAGGAAGAACTTCAGAGACAAGCAAAGGATGGAAGCATCCAAGTTATCTCCGAAGGAACGGCCTATATTCTTAAGAAAATGCTCATAAACGTTGCGATGGCTGGAACCGCGGCGATGGGACTCAGAGACCCGGACAAAGGAAACTACCGAGGAATCGCCGCTGGAAAGACCGGATCCACTTCTTCTTTCACCAATGCTTGGTATTGCGGATTCGACCCGAATTACACGACCGTGATTTGGTTGGGTTTTGATAAGAGTTCGATTTCTTTAGGAAGAGGTCAGGCGGCTTCCGTTCTCGCGGTTCCAATCTGGGGAAAGATGTACAATCGTTTTTACGGCGGAGAAAACTACCCGACCTTTGGCGAAGACGTTATGCCGGAAGAAGTGCAAGGAGGAGGAACCTGTGCTTACAACGGTTTGGCTCCGAAACCGGGAGTATGTCCCGTAACTCAGAACCTGACTCTAAAGCCGATCACCGTAGCCGGTGTTACAAAGGCGGTGATGGGAAATCGTCAGTGTGACGGAGAGAGGGATCACCACAAGTCCATGGATTTTAGAGAATTCCTACAAAAAGAATATCAGATCAGTGATGAAGAATTAGGCAAAACCGATCGAAAATTCAAACCAAGGACGGAATAA
- the odhB gene encoding 2-oxoglutarate dehydrogenase complex dihydrolipoyllysine-residue succinyltransferase has translation MSVEIKVPEMGESITEATIANWVKKEGEQVKQDEILLELETDKATMEVPAPSSGVLQKIHKKAGDTVKVKEIIGLIDAAAVASAPTPSSSPASSPASNSTPVSNNGNLNETLPPAVRKLIDDNGLNASAISGSGKNGQITKEDVLKAIEAKTSAPTSVPAKASAPAPEIPKAVPVASRGDLPRENTVPMSRLRKVIAERLVSAQHNAAILTTFNEVDMSAVMEVRNRYKDKFKEAHNVGLGFMSFFTKAAIHALKTIPAINAEIRGTDIVYKNYFDIGVAVGGPKGLVVPIVRDADLLSFAGVEQEIGRLANRVKDGKIELSEMEGGTFTISNGGIYGSMMSTPILNPPQSGILGLHNIVKRAVVVNDQIVIRPMMYLALSYDHRIVDGKEAVTFLVKVKEAIEDPTRLLLEL, from the coding sequence ATGTCTGTAGAAATCAAGGTCCCCGAAATGGGGGAATCGATCACGGAAGCAACCATTGCGAATTGGGTAAAGAAAGAAGGAGAACAAGTAAAACAGGACGAGATCCTGCTGGAACTGGAAACCGATAAGGCGACCATGGAAGTTCCCGCCCCGTCTTCGGGTGTTCTTCAGAAAATTCATAAGAAGGCGGGGGACACGGTAAAGGTAAAAGAGATCATCGGTCTCATTGACGCCGCCGCTGTCGCCTCTGCTCCAACTCCTTCCTCTTCTCCCGCTTCTTCTCCTGCATCCAACTCGACACCGGTCTCCAACAACGGCAACTTAAACGAAACTCTTCCACCTGCGGTCCGTAAGTTGATCGACGACAACGGTCTGAACGCATCCGCGATTTCCGGTTCGGGTAAGAATGGACAGATCACAAAGGAAGACGTGTTAAAAGCAATCGAAGCTAAAACATCCGCACCGACTTCCGTTCCGGCGAAAGCATCGGCTCCGGCTCCAGAAATTCCAAAAGCCGTTCCGGTTGCGAGCCGAGGAGATCTTCCGAGAGAAAACACGGTTCCGATGTCTCGTCTTCGCAAAGTAATCGCGGAAAGACTCGTCTCCGCACAACACAATGCGGCGATTCTTACCACTTTTAACGAAGTTGATATGAGCGCGGTGATGGAAGTCAGAAATCGTTACAAGGATAAGTTCAAAGAAGCGCATAACGTCGGCCTTGGTTTTATGAGTTTCTTTACGAAAGCGGCGATCCACGCGCTCAAAACGATTCCTGCGATCAACGCGGAAATCCGAGGAACTGACATCGTATATAAGAATTACTTTGATATCGGAGTCGCAGTCGGCGGACCGAAAGGTCTTGTAGTTCCGATCGTAAGAGACGCTGATCTTTTGAGTTTCGCGGGAGTGGAACAGGAAATCGGAAGACTCGCCAATCGGGTAAAAGACGGAAAGATCGAACTCTCGGAAATGGAAGGCGGAACGTTTACGATTTCCAACGGCGGGATCTACGGTTCCATGATGTCTACTCCGATCCTCAATCCACCACAAAGTGGAATTTTAGGACTTCATAATATAGTAAAACGTGCGGTGGTGGTAAACGATCAGATCGTAATCCGTCCGATGATGTATCTCGCTCTTTCCTACGATCACAGAATCGTGGATGGAAAGGAAGCGGTTACGTTTCTCGTGAAGGTAAAAGAAGCGATCGAAGACCCGACTCGACTTTTACTCGAACTTTAA